A window from Sphingopyxis alaskensis RB2256 encodes these proteins:
- a CDS encoding HNH endonuclease, producing the protein MFHPDLARHPDSCPALVLNADYTPLSYYPLSLWPWQTAVKAVFLDRVTIVENYEREIHSPTRTMPIPSVIALRQYVKPSEHPAFTRFNLFLRDRFACQYCGSGKDLTFDHVVPRRLGGRTTWENVTTACAPCNLKKGGRTPQQAHMPLHRQPWRPTSWQLQDNGRAFPPNYLHTSWIDWLYWDVELEG; encoded by the coding sequence ATGTTCCATCCCGATCTTGCCCGGCATCCCGATAGCTGTCCGGCGCTCGTTCTCAACGCCGACTATACGCCGCTGAGCTATTATCCCTTGAGCCTCTGGCCCTGGCAGACCGCGGTGAAGGCGGTTTTCCTCGACCGCGTCACCATCGTCGAGAATTACGAGCGCGAGATTCATTCGCCGACGCGGACGATGCCGATCCCCAGCGTCATTGCGCTGCGCCAATATGTGAAGCCGTCGGAGCATCCCGCCTTCACGCGGTTCAACCTGTTCCTGCGCGACCGTTTTGCGTGCCAGTATTGCGGGTCGGGCAAGGATCTGACCTTCGATCATGTCGTGCCGCGGCGATTGGGCGGGCGCACGACGTGGGAGAATGTCACGACCGCCTGCGCCCCGTGCAACCTGAAGAAGGGTGGCCGAACGCCACAACAGGCGCATATGCCGCTCCATCGCCAGCCGTGGCGCCCGACGAGCTGGCAGCTGCAGGACAATGGCCGGGCGTTCCCGCCCAACTATCTGCACACGAGCTGGATCGACTGGCTGTACTGGGATGTTGAACTCGAAGGCTGA
- a CDS encoding YbaY family lipoprotein has product MVRVTRMLAVGMVAAPLLAACATIPPAEQPVTVTGSITYRERIALPPTARVEIALADVSLADAPSTTVARQSFTADGRQVPFAFSLTVDQRQLDPRHSYAVSARISDASGRLMFITDTRNNVPFDGRRVIDMGMLMLVKTH; this is encoded by the coding sequence ATGGTTCGCGTCACCCGAATGCTCGCCGTCGGCATGGTCGCCGCCCCGCTGCTCGCCGCCTGCGCGACAATCCCGCCCGCCGAGCAGCCCGTGACCGTCACCGGGAGCATCACCTATCGCGAGCGCATCGCGTTGCCGCCGACGGCGCGGGTCGAAATCGCCCTTGCCGACGTCAGCCTGGCCGATGCGCCATCGACGACGGTCGCTCGGCAATCCTTCACCGCCGACGGCCGGCAGGTGCCCTTTGCCTTTTCGCTGACGGTCGATCAGCGCCAGCTCGACCCGCGCCACAGTTACGCCGTGTCGGCGCGCATCAGCGACGCGTCGGGGCGACTGATGTTCATCACCGACACGCGCAACAATGTTCCGTTCGATGGCCGCCGCGTGATCGATATGGGCATGTTGATGCTGGTCAAAACGCATTGA
- a CDS encoding acyl-CoA dehydrogenase family protein, with translation MPLYHNDDQAMLKDSVAPFVAEQAPVSHLRKLRDSADATGFSRDLWAQFTEMGLPGMLVAEEHGGLGMGHMEAGIVLEEIGRNLTPSPFLSTSVGAVAALAKAGGTQAGRWLPAIASGEAIVALAIDEGAKHRPDRIATTATRAGNGFRLDGKKSFVLHGHVADMSIVAAKTDGGITLFAVPKDAKGLTADPRRLVDSSLASHVTLDGVEVDADAVIGEVDAGGEILDALLAATRTGAAAEMVGVGQGAMDMTVAYLKERKQFGRLIGEFQGLQHRAAHLYGEMEVARAAVMKAQQLLDEGSEGAKLMVSVAKAKAGRAANLAVREGVQMHGGIGMTDEYDIGLYMKRDRALAEYMGDVHYHIDQVARMNGY, from the coding sequence ATGCCGCTCTATCACAATGACGACCAGGCGATGCTCAAGGACAGCGTCGCGCCCTTCGTCGCCGAACAGGCGCCGGTGTCGCACCTGCGCAAGCTGCGCGACAGCGCCGACGCCACCGGCTTCTCGCGCGACCTCTGGGCGCAGTTCACCGAAATGGGCCTGCCGGGGATGCTCGTTGCCGAGGAGCATGGCGGGCTCGGCATGGGGCATATGGAGGCGGGCATCGTGCTCGAGGAAATCGGCCGCAACCTGACCCCCTCACCCTTCCTGTCGACCAGCGTCGGCGCGGTCGCCGCGCTGGCCAAGGCAGGCGGAACGCAGGCCGGCCGCTGGCTCCCCGCCATCGCCAGCGGTGAAGCGATCGTCGCGCTCGCGATCGACGAAGGCGCCAAGCACCGCCCCGACCGCATCGCCACCACCGCGACGCGCGCCGGAAACGGCTTTCGGTTGGACGGCAAAAAGAGCTTCGTCCTCCACGGCCATGTCGCCGACATGAGCATCGTCGCGGCAAAGACCGACGGCGGCATCACCCTGTTCGCGGTGCCGAAGGACGCGAAAGGCCTGACCGCCGATCCGCGCCGCCTCGTCGATTCGAGCCTCGCGAGCCATGTCACCCTCGACGGGGTCGAGGTCGATGCCGACGCGGTGATCGGCGAGGTCGATGCCGGCGGCGAGATTCTCGACGCGCTGCTCGCAGCCACCCGCACCGGGGCGGCTGCCGAAATGGTCGGGGTGGGGCAGGGGGCGATGGACATGACCGTCGCCTATCTCAAGGAACGCAAGCAGTTCGGGCGTCTGATCGGCGAGTTTCAGGGCCTCCAGCACCGCGCCGCGCATCTCTATGGCGAGATGGAAGTCGCGCGCGCGGCGGTGATGAAGGCGCAGCAATTGCTCGACGAGGGCAGCGAAGGCGCGAAGCTGATGGTCTCGGTCGCGAAAGCCAAGGCCGGGCGCGCCGCCAACCTCGCGGTGCGCGAAGGCGTGCAGATGCACGGCGGCATCGGCATGACCGACGAATATGACATCGGGCTCTATATGAAACGCGACCGTGCGCTGGCGGAATATATGGGCGATGTGCATTATCACATCGACCAGGTCGCGCGGATGAACGGCTACTAA
- a CDS encoding SDR family oxidoreductase, with amino-acid sequence MNLTDMFGLDGRIALVTGGSRGIGKMIVEGYLAAGAARVYISARKTAQIEEAVADFETRYPGKVIGLPVDLSTVEGCRALARELEAREERLDILVNNAGAAWGEPFEGFPEAGWDKVMDINVKSPFFLTQALHGLLKAAGTHERPAKVINIGSIDGMRLNPWETYSYHASKAAILYLTKRLAARLVTDHILVTAIAPGAFQSDMNKAARDHGDAVAKSIPVKRIGVPEDMAGAAIYLASKAGDYVVGDTITVDGGLVHGDLKTSIDA; translated from the coding sequence ATGAACCTCACTGACATGTTCGGCCTCGACGGCCGCATCGCCCTCGTCACCGGCGGCTCGCGCGGCATCGGCAAGATGATCGTCGAGGGCTATCTCGCCGCGGGCGCCGCGCGCGTTTATATCTCGGCGCGCAAGACCGCGCAGATTGAGGAAGCCGTCGCCGATTTCGAAACGCGCTATCCGGGCAAGGTCATCGGCCTACCCGTAGACCTCTCGACGGTCGAGGGCTGCCGCGCGCTCGCCAGAGAACTCGAAGCGCGCGAGGAGCGCCTCGACATCCTCGTCAACAATGCCGGCGCGGCGTGGGGCGAACCCTTCGAGGGCTTTCCCGAAGCGGGCTGGGACAAGGTGATGGACATCAACGTCAAATCGCCCTTCTTCCTGACGCAGGCGCTGCATGGGTTACTCAAGGCTGCGGGCACGCACGAACGCCCCGCCAAGGTCATCAACATCGGCTCGATCGACGGGATGCGCCTCAATCCGTGGGAAACCTACAGCTATCATGCGTCGAAAGCCGCAATCCTCTATCTCACCAAGCGCCTCGCGGCGCGCCTCGTCACCGACCATATCCTCGTCACCGCGATTGCGCCGGGCGCCTTCCAGTCGGACATGAACAAGGCGGCGCGCGACCATGGCGACGCGGTCGCGAAGAGCATTCCGGTGAAACGCATCGGCGTGCCCGAGGATATGGCCGGCGCTGCGATCTATCTCGCGTCGAAGGCGGGCGATTATGTGGTGGGCGACACGATCACGGTCGACGGCGGGCTGGTCCACGGCGATCTGAAGACCAGCATCGACGCCTGA
- the ppc gene encoding phosphoenolpyruvate carboxylase, producing the protein MGPPIQISQNPDIRYLGRILGDVIRAYGGDKLFRQTEYIRSSSVDRHRGIAGAEAIDPGLDALSLDDTIAFVRGFMLFSMLANLAEDRQGIAAEPEATVAAALEKLKADGIDSAAVAALLNAALIAPVLTAHPTEVRRKSMLDHKNRIAELMRMRDAGLDETPEGDVVEDAIRRQVVLLWQTRPLRTQKLFVADEIDNALTYLRDVFLPVVPKLYARWEKELGQRPASFLRIGSWIGGDRDGNPFVTAETLRMATGRNAAAVIGHYIDQVHALGAELSVSSTLAPVTDAVEALAEASGDTAPSRSDEPYRRALSGIYARLSATYAAITGKPPPRPGALKGEPYAAPGDFRRDLVTIASGLSASGKGQLAGIGALGRLIRAVEVFGFHLATLDMRQNSAVHERVLAELFNISGVEADYLTLDEAARVALLRKELGVNRPLAAPWHEWSEETAGELAIVHAAADVRKRLGKDAIVQWIISKAESLSDLLEVHVLAREGGLWSAESRDNLMVVPLFETIADLDDAPAIMAAYFALPEIAPHVAARGHQEVMIGYSDSNKDGGYLTSTWGLHQASAALTPVFEQADTAMQLFHGRGGAVGRGGGSAFAAIRAQPAGTVQGRIRITEQGEVIAAKYGTIDSAATNLEAMVSASLLASLEPEAMGAKEAERFTAAMDALSDTAFAAYRGLVYDTPAFRDFFRAMTPIAEIATLKIGSRPSSRTKSTAIEDLRAIPWVFSWAQARTMLPGWYGTGEAFAAFADKALLTDMAASWPFFAALLGNMEMVLAKSDMGIAARYAGLASQIDGHDAIFGRIKDGWNRAHDGLLEITGQTRLLEKNPALEASIRLRLPYIEPLNLLQIELMKRHRAGETDPRIAEGIQLTINAIATALRNSG; encoded by the coding sequence ATGGGCCCACCGATCCAGATCTCGCAGAATCCCGACATCCGCTATCTCGGGCGGATCCTCGGCGACGTCATCCGCGCCTATGGCGGCGACAAATTGTTCCGCCAGACCGAATATATCCGCTCGTCGAGCGTCGACAGGCACCGCGGGATCGCGGGGGCGGAGGCGATCGATCCGGGACTCGATGCGCTGAGCCTCGACGACACCATCGCCTTCGTCCGCGGTTTCATGCTCTTTTCGATGCTCGCCAACCTCGCCGAAGACCGCCAGGGTATCGCCGCCGAGCCCGAAGCGACGGTTGCGGCGGCGCTGGAAAAGCTGAAAGCCGACGGGATCGACAGCGCGGCAGTCGCGGCGCTGCTGAACGCGGCGCTGATCGCGCCGGTGCTCACCGCGCACCCGACCGAGGTGCGGCGCAAGTCGATGCTCGACCACAAGAACCGCATCGCCGAACTGATGCGGATGCGCGATGCGGGCCTCGACGAAACACCCGAAGGCGATGTGGTCGAGGACGCGATCCGGCGGCAGGTCGTGCTGCTGTGGCAGACGCGCCCGCTGCGCACGCAGAAATTGTTCGTCGCCGACGAGATCGACAATGCGCTCACCTATTTGCGCGACGTCTTCCTGCCCGTGGTGCCCAAACTTTATGCGCGCTGGGAAAAGGAGTTGGGGCAGCGCCCCGCGAGCTTCCTGCGCATCGGCAGCTGGATCGGCGGCGACCGCGACGGCAATCCCTTCGTCACCGCCGAAACGCTGCGCATGGCGACGGGCCGCAATGCCGCGGCGGTGATCGGCCATTATATCGACCAGGTTCATGCGCTCGGCGCCGAACTGTCGGTATCGTCGACGCTCGCGCCAGTGACCGACGCGGTCGAAGCCCTCGCCGAGGCGAGCGGCGACACCGCGCCGAGCCGCAGCGACGAACCCTATCGCCGCGCGCTGTCGGGCATCTATGCCCGGCTGTCGGCGACTTACGCCGCGATCACCGGCAAGCCGCCCCCGCGCCCCGGCGCGCTGAAGGGCGAACCCTATGCCGCGCCCGGCGATTTCCGCCGCGACCTCGTCACCATCGCCAGCGGCCTGTCGGCGAGCGGCAAGGGCCAGCTCGCCGGAATCGGTGCGCTCGGGCGGCTGATCCGCGCGGTCGAGGTGTTCGGATTCCATCTGGCGACGCTCGACATGCGGCAGAACAGCGCGGTCCACGAACGCGTGCTCGCCGAACTGTTCAACATATCGGGGGTCGAAGCCGATTATCTGACGCTCGACGAAGCGGCGCGCGTCGCGTTGCTGCGCAAGGAGCTTGGCGTCAACCGCCCGCTCGCCGCGCCGTGGCACGAATGGAGCGAGGAGACGGCGGGCGAACTCGCGATCGTCCACGCCGCCGCCGACGTGCGCAAGAGGCTGGGCAAGGACGCGATCGTCCAGTGGATCATCAGCAAGGCCGAAAGCCTGTCCGACCTGCTCGAAGTCCATGTGCTGGCGCGCGAGGGCGGGCTGTGGTCGGCGGAGAGCCGCGACAATCTGATGGTGGTGCCGCTGTTCGAGACGATCGCCGACCTCGATGACGCGCCCGCGATCATGGCGGCCTATTTCGCGCTGCCCGAAATCGCGCCGCATGTCGCTGCGCGCGGACATCAGGAAGTGATGATCGGCTATTCGGATTCGAACAAGGACGGCGGTTATCTGACGTCGACCTGGGGGCTGCACCAGGCGTCGGCGGCGCTGACCCCGGTGTTCGAGCAAGCCGACACCGCGATGCAGCTGTTCCACGGCCGCGGTGGCGCGGTCGGGCGCGGCGGCGGCAGCGCCTTTGCCGCGATCCGCGCGCAGCCCGCGGGCACGGTGCAGGGACGCATCCGCATCACCGAACAGGGCGAGGTGATCGCGGCGAAATATGGCACGATCGACAGCGCGGCGACCAATCTGGAAGCGATGGTGTCGGCGAGCCTGCTCGCGAGCCTCGAGCCCGAGGCGATGGGCGCGAAGGAAGCGGAGCGCTTTACCGCGGCGATGGACGCGCTGTCGGACACCGCCTTCGCCGCCTATCGCGGGCTGGTTTACGATACCCCGGCGTTCAGGGATTTTTTCCGCGCGATGACGCCGATCGCCGAGATTGCGACGCTCAAGATCGGGTCGCGGCCGTCGAGCCGCACCAAATCGACCGCGATCGAGGATCTGCGCGCAATTCCCTGGGTGTTCAGCTGGGCGCAGGCGCGCACGATGCTGCCCGGCTGGTACGGCACGGGCGAAGCCTTCGCGGCGTTCGCGGACAAGGCGCTGCTGACCGACATGGCGGCGAGCTGGCCCTTCTTTGCCGCGCTGCTCGGCAATATGGAGATGGTGCTCGCCAAGTCCGACATGGGGATTGCGGCGCGCTATGCGGGGCTGGCGAGCCAGATCGACGGACATGACGCGATCTTCGGTCGCATCAAGGACGGGTGGAACCGCGCGCACGACGGACTGCTCGAGATCACCGGCCAGACACGGCTGCTCGAGAAGAACCCGGCGCTCGAGGCGTCGATCCGGCTGCGCCTGCCCTATATCGAACCGCTCAACCTGCTCCAGATCGAGCTGATGAAGCGCCACCGCGCGGGCGAAACCGATCCGCGCATCGCCGAGGGCATCCAGCTGACGATCAACGCGATTGCGACGGCGCTGAGGAACAGCGGGTAG